In the genome of Lichenicola cladoniae, the window GTGCCGTTGCAGCGGCCCTGGTGATCCTGTCCATGCACCCGGCCGCCGCACAGACGGTCACTGCGGGCGGTGCAGGCTCGCTCAACACGTTCCTGACCAACGTGATGAACCTCATCACAGGCACCACGGGTCAGATCATTGCCGTCATCGCCATCGCCCTTGCGGGTGTTGGTGCCATGCTCGGTGCTTTCTCCATTCGCGCCTTCGGCGGAACAGTCCTCGGCTGCGCGATCGTCTTCTCGGCCGCGTGGATCGTCGGCCAGATCACCGGCTCTGCCTGATGGCGCAACGCGGGATCACAGTGGACACGCTGTTTCTCGCCTGCACACGCCCTGCCATGTGGCAGGGCGTGCCCATCGAGGCGGCGTGTCTCAACGCCATGGGCACCGTCATTTTCTTCATCATCATGAAGAATCCTTGTTACATGCTGATCGGCGTCGTCCTGCACTACGTCATCCGCACCCTCATCAGCCGCGACTACAACGTGTTCGGCGTGTTCCGCCTGTGGGTGGATACCAAGGGACTGGCGCGCAATGCCTCCCGTTGGGGCGGCTCATCGGTCAGCCCGCTTCCTCTTCGCCGCGCTCGTTCTGCTCGGGAGGTCCGCATCCATGTTTAAGCTTGCCGCTGCCGCGCGGGAGCGCGAACCGGACACCTACGTGCCGTTCGTCGGCCACGCTGCGCCCGGCACGCTGCTGCTCGATGACGGGTCCAAGCTGGTCATGATCCGCCTGGGCGGCGTCGCCTGGGAAACGGCTGACCCTGAGCTGGTCAACGCCCGCCACGCACAGCGCAACATCCTGTTTCGGAACATCGCGTCCGATCGCCTGGTGCTGGCGACGCATGTCATCCGCTCCATGGCGGACGCCGACGAATACCCGACCGGAGAATGCCGCAGCGGCTTTGCCCGCGAGTTGGATGCAGCCTATCGCGGCCGGCTGCTGGACGGCCGGCTCTACCGCAACGACCTGTTCCTGTCCGTGCTGCTGCGCCCTTCTCAAGCGGGTGGCCAACGCGTGTCCGGCCTGCTCAACCGCCGTCGTCGTGGCGAGCTGAACCGAACGCCCTCGGTGCCCGACATGGAACGGTTGGAAACAACCGTGACAACGCTGATCGCGGGCCTGGCTGAGTACCAGCCCAAGCGGCTCGCCCTGCGCTCGAATGCGCGTGGCGTGGTCTTCTCCGAGATTGCCGAGGCCCTGCGCCTGGTGCTGACTTTGGATCGGATGCCGGTGCCCCTGGTCAACGGGCACCTGGGTGGCGCGATCTATACGGATCGGGTGATCGTCGGACGCGAAGCGATCGAGCTGCGCGCGCCTGGTGGCTCTACCTACGCGGCCGGCTTCGGCCTGCGCGAATATCCTGCCTCCACCTGGCCCGGCATGTTCGATGCCATCCTGGCTGCACCGTATTGCTGCGTGCTCACGCAGACCTTCGCCTTCCTGAACAAGCAGGTGGCGCAGGATAAGATGACCCGCAAGCAGAACCAGATGGCCAACGCCTCCGACAAGGCGGCAAGCCAGGCGGTCGGGCTCTCCGAAGCCGCCGATCTGCTGCAAAGCAACGCCTTCGTTATGGGCGACCACCACCTGACGCTTGTAGCCTTTGCCGATACCCTGCCGGCGCTGTCCGAAGTAGTGGCTCATGCACGCCGCGACCTGGCGGAAAGCGGTGCCGTGGTGACGCGCGAAGATTTGGCCCTCGAGGCCGTTTATTGGGCGCAGCTCCCCGGCAACATGCGGCTGCGCTCGCGGCCCGGAGCAATCAACAGCCGCAATTTCGCGGCCATGGCGTCACTGCACAATTATCCGCCTGGGCCAGCCCGCGGGCACTGGGGCGAGCCGCTGACGGTGTTCCGCACTACGGGCGGCACGCCCTACCGTTTTCACCTTCACGCCTCTACGGCGACAGTGACCGACCTTGGCAATATCTTCATCGCCGGCCCGTCCGGCTCCGGCAAAACGTTATGGGTGTTGTTCACCCTGGCGCTCGCCGAGAAGCACGGCGCAACCGTGGTCTATTTCGACAAGGACCGGGGCGGGGAGATCCTCGCCCGTGCCCTCGGCGGCTCTTACCTCGTGCTGCCGTCCGGCCAACCATCTGGCTTGGCACCGCTCAAGGCGCTCGATGCCGCGCCCGGCAATCTGGTGTTCCTCAAGCAGCTCATCACCGGCCTGATCACCGCCGATGGCGTCGAGCTGCCGCCTGACATGGACCGCAGGCTTGACCAGGGCTTGCGCCAGGTCATGTCCCTCCCGCCCAAGCATCGGTCCCTGGGCGAGCTGCGCGCCTTTCTGGGACAAGCAGATGCCAATGGGCCAGGTGCCCGGCTTGAGAAGTGGTGCCAGGGCGGATCGCTCGGCTGGGTGCTGGACAACGACACCGACGACGTGCGCCTCGATGCCTCTTTTCTCGGCTTCGACATGACCGCCGTACTGGACGATCCGCGCACGCGCGGGCCGATGATGGCGTACCTGTTCCACCGCGTTGAGTCGCTGCTTGACGGTCGCCGCATGATCGTCGCGATCGACGAGTTCTGGAAGGCGCTCGCGGACGAGGCGTTCCGTGATCTGGTCAACGACAAGCTCAAGACCATCCGCAAGCTCAACGGCGTGGTGATCCTGGCGACGCAGAGCCCGCGTGATGCACTCAATAGCCCGATCGCCCACTCGATTATCGAGCAGTGCCCGACGCAGATTTTCATGCCGAACGACAAGGCGGATGAGGCGGACTACCGAACCGGCTTCAAGCTGACCGAAGGCGAGTTCGAGGCCGTCAGCCAGGATTTGGTTCAGGCCGGCCCGGATGGCGGGCGGCGCTTCCTGCTCAAGCAGGGCAACGCCTCGGTGGCATGCGAGCTGAACCTATCCGGCCTCGATGACATGCGCGCCGTGCTGTCCGGCACGAAAAGCACGGTGGCGCTGATGGAACAGTTGATCCGTGAGCTGGGGCCGGAGCCGGACGTCTGGCTACCGGTCTTCCGGCGGAGCTACCGCCAGGCGGCGGCATGATGATGGGCAGGAGGGAAGAAACGATGCGAAGCATACTCGTGGCAGGTTTCGGCGCTGTGGCGCTGTTCGCGTCCAGCGCGGCGCACGCAGAATTGCCGGTGATTGACGGTGCCAACCTGGTCAACACCGCCAAAACGGTCGTGCAGGGCGCGCAGCAGATTTCGCAGCTTGCACAGCAGCTTGAGAGCATGAAGCAGCAGTTGGCCACGGCGCAGCAGACATATGAGTCACTGACGCATGCACCGACCGGCGCCTTGGGGTCTTTCAGCAGCCAGTTCAACGTGACCGCGCTTCGCAACGTCCTGCCTCAAGGGGCGACGACCCTTGGGCCGGTCCTGAACGGCACGAACCTGGGCGCTATGGGCTCCATGGGGCAGCAGTATGCGAACCAGAACCGCATCTATCAGCCGCAGGCGAACGACTTTGCGGCGCAGCAGATGACAACGAACGCCAACTCCATCGCAGGAGTGCAGGCGCTAGCGAATCAACTGTTCTTCTCGGCGTCGCAGCACATCAACGTCATCCAGTCGCTGGAAGGCGAGCTGACGACTGCCCCGGACACAAAAACCGTGGGCGACATACAGGCCCGCATGGCGACCGAGCAAACCTACATCGCTGCTCAACAGGTCCAGGCGCAGTCGGTGCAGACCTGGCAGGCCGCGCAAGTCCGTAACGTCGAGGAACAGAACACCGAGGCGCAGCGGCAGAACATTGATGACGTGCTGGCGCAGGATGCGTCCAGCTCGAACGGGAGCTAAGCCCATGCGTCCAATCCCCTTGAACCTCCCCACTGTGGGGAGGGCTTCTGTCCTCCTGCTTCCCATGATCCTGGCGCTGCCAGCGTGGGCGCAGTCTGTTCCACCCGAGGCACAGCGCACCGTGGAATTCTACGTGCAGCATCCTTCGCTGCGCTCCCGCGTGAATAGCGCCTGCCTCAACGATCCCGGGCATCTACGGAACGCAGCCGACTGCTGGAACGCGCATAACGCCGATCTGCAAGCCACAGCGCGCGAGACGCACCGGATGGCCGGTGACACCAGCAATCCTGACACTCAAGCTTATTGGGACAAAAGACCTAACGAGCGGAAGTTTAAGGTCAACATCTGTAAGAACATGCCGATTGACCATCAAATCAAGGCTGGCTGTGGTCCTGCACAAAAATCAATGCTCACGGCACAGCAACGCGGTAGCTGATTGTAGATGGATAGCGGCAGATGAACTCACTGAACGGGACGGCCGTCTTTAGCTATATCCAGAACCTGATCGAGACGCCGTTACTCGACAGCCTTGGAATGCTCATGACTGCGCTGGTTGCTTATGCTGCCGCGCCCGTTCAAACGGCTGTCGTGATCTATATTGCCCTGACCGGCATCCTGATTTTGCGTGGCCATGCGAGCGAGGGTATCGGCAGCCTGGTTAGCCGGGCCATCAAGCTGAGCATCGTCGTCTGGTTTGCAACCAATGGCGGTGAGTATGCCACCTGGCTGAATGACTTCTTCCTAGTCAGCCTTCCCAACGACGTAACTCGAGCGGTGTCGTCCTCGATGGCGGGCGGCACCGCCATTAGCGCTAACTCGTTTGATATCCTGCTGCTTAAGTCTTTTGATTCCGGGCTCCAAGTCTGGAAATTGCTGCACTGGTATGACATTGGCGAAAAGGCGTTTGTCATCCTGTTTTGGGCCGTTTCGATCATGGCCTGCGTAGTGATGTTTGCGATCTGGGCTATCTCGCACATCAGTCTTGGAGTGTTTGTCGCGCTCGGTCCGTTGATGCTGCCGCTTGTGTTGTTTCCCGTAACCAAGCCGATCTTCGAGCGGTGGATCGGCGCGATGATTTCGGCCGTAATTGTCCAAGTCGTCACCGTGATTCTGCTGACCATCACGTTGCAGGTCGAGGCAATGCTTGTGGCGCAGCTCGCCGGCTACACCGGAACAAATCCATTCGAGCAAATCCGTATTCTGGTAGCAGCGTGTGCGTTCTTTGCCTTCGCCACTCTGCTCGCCTTTCAAATTCCCGGCTTCGGGACTGCCCTGGCAGGCGGGCTGCACTTTCATACCGGAGCCATTGCCCGTGCGACGCTCGGCGTTGCAACCGGTGGCGCGTCTGAGCTGGCGCGCAAGGCCGGCGCCATGAGCCAGCAGGCCGACAAAGCCGTGATGGGTGGCGTCCGCACTGTCTATCAGCGCATCCGCCCCTCAACCGGCGGCTCTCTCTCCAAGGCTTCCACACCCCGGCGCTAAGCCGGCTTCTCGGCCTCATAGCTAGGAGTCCGCCCGGATTCCGTCTCGACAAAGGAACGAAACGTGATTCTTCGCCGTCTTGCCTTGGCTCTGCTGCTCGCACTGGCGGTCGCCGCGTGCGACGGTCGCCCCCTTCCAGTCGCATCCGGCCCGGTGCGCCAGCTCAATGTCGGCCAATGGACGCCCGGTCCGAATGACCTGGCTGCGCCGCCTGTCATGCCTGCCACCGACAACGGAGGCCGCACATGAACGCGATTTCCAAGCGCATCCCTGTCGGTGCCTTCCAGGCCCGACCGGTCTCGAACGATCCCGATCTGCTGGACGCCTATTTCAAGCAGGTTGCGAGCTACGAGGGCGATCGCCTCAAGGCGGCGCAACGGAGCACCCGCCTGGCGTGGACTATTGCCGCTGCGACCGGCATCGTCGCTGCCACGGCCTGCATCGCGGTCGCGAGCCTTACGCCGCTCAAGACCGTCGTGCCGGTCGTGTTCCGCGTGGACAGCACCACCGGCATGGTCGATCGGGTCTATGACGTGCGCGGTGGCGAGCTGGCCGCCACCGAAGCCGAGCGCCGTTATTTCCTCTGGCAATACGTACTGCATCGCCAGGGCTACAACTACGCCGAAGCGCAACGCGACTTCGATGTGGTCAACCTCATGTCCACGGCGGACGTGCAGCAACTATACGCCGATTGGTTCAAGGGCTCGAACCCGCAAAGCCCGCAAGTCTTGCTTGGCCGGGGCGGTAGCTCCACCCTGAATTGGGTATCCACCTCGTTCCTTGGCCCCAAGCTGGCGCAAGTCCGTTTCACCCAGCAGGAGCGCAAGGGCGGTGCGCTGCTGTCAGCAAAGCACATGGTCGCGACGATCGGCTTCGACTTCGCGTCAGGCCCAATCAGCGGCAGCGCTATCAACGTCAATCCGGACGGCTTCCTCGTCACCAGCTTCCATGTCGATCAGGAGAGCGCGCAATGAGGCGCAGCATCGTCCTGGCCCTGCTCACGAGCTGCGCGCTCGCCAGCCCGGCCCTCGCTGTCCAAACCCCGCACGCTGGCCGCTATGACTCCCGCGTGCGGGTCGTCGCCTACAACCCGATGAACGTCGTGCGGGTAATCGGCGGCACCTTCGCCAGCACCGAAATCATGTTCGCGCCTGGCGAGACCATCACACAGATTGCCATTGGCGATGCGGACGGCTGGCTCGCGGCCCCGACCGGCAATCTCCTGTTTCTCAAGCCAACCGAGGTTCGTGCTCCCACGAACGCCCAAGTGGTGACCAAGCGGCCGGATGGCTCCGTCCGCTCCTACCAGTTCGAGCTTGTGGCCCATGCCGGCACAGTCGATCACCCCGCCGAGGGCGCACAATTCGCCATCAACTTCATCTATCCCGCCGATGCGAGACAGGCGGCCGCCGACGCCGAGCACAAGCGGCAAGCGAACACCGATGAGCTGGTGGCGCAGAACCGGCTTGCTGTGGATTTCTATTATGGCCCGCGAAACTGGCGCTACACGGCGCAAGGGTCTACCGCGATCCAGCCGCTTGCAGTCAGCGACAATGGCCGGCTGACTGCCTTCCGCTTCCCCGGCAACATGACCCTGCCGACCATCTACACGGTCGGGCCGGACGGGCAGGAAACCATCGTCCCCTACACCATGCACGGCGACCTGGCCGTGGTGTCGGTCACGGCGCGCGAGTTCCGGTTGCGCTACGGCGAGGACGTGCTTCGCGTGTTCAACCTGGCCTTTGATCCGATCGGCCAGAACCCCGGCACCGGCACCACGGACGCCGGCATCGTTCGCACCGTGCGGGGGACCGGATGATGAGTGGTCAGGTGCCGCAGAACCCGGTCGAGCCGCAGGCCGCGCCGGAAGGCCCGATCCTGGCCGGCGAGCGCCACGTCTCCGACGTTGCCGGCAAGTCCAGTTTCAGCCGCAAGAGAGGGGCCGTTCTTCTCGCCTGCGCGACCGGTGCCGCGGTGGCCTTCATTCTGATCCGGCCGCAGCATAAGCATGTCGATCCGAATGCGATCTCGGCCGACAGGCTCCAGGTGCGCCAGGTCACGCGCTACGAACCGGCGTTACCACCCGAGGCCGTCACCCCTGCCACCTACAGGGTGCCGACGCCTTCTGTCACGGCTCCAACGCTGCCGGTCGATAACGGCGCGGCGGCTCCATCCTTCATGCAACTCGGCAACAAGCAGCCGGTCGATCCGCTGGCCAAGGCCCGTCATGCCGGCCTGTTTGTTTATACCGGCGGCAATGGCAGCGGCGGCGCCGGGCTTGGTGGACAGGAAGGAGGGCCGGCAACCCTTGGGGCGGCCGGGCCGAACGAGCTGGCGGCCAAGCTCCAGGCGACGCCGATCACCAGCGTCACCGCGACCGTGCTGCAACACCAGCCGTATCTGCTGACACAAGGCACAGTGATCGGCTGCGTGCTGCAAACCGCCCTGGATAGCACCCTGCCCGGTTTCACCACCTGCATCATTCCGCAGGACGTGATTGGCAAGAGCGGCATCACCCTGCTCGATCGGGGCACCAAGATCGTAGGCGAGTACCACGGCGGCATGACGCAGGGTCAGAACCGGCTCTTTGTTCTGTGGACCCGCGCGGAGACGCCTGCCGGTGTCATCATCAACCTCGATAGTCCGGCCGCTGATCCACTCGGCCGGGCCGGCTTCGACGGCACCGTGGAAACGCATTTCTGGCAGCGGTTTGGCGGCGCCCTCATGCTTTCGCTTGTCCAGGGCGGCATCCAGGCCGGCGTGTCGTCGGTTTCTCCGAACGGCTCGAACTACATCAACACCGGCAACGTGAGCAGCGTTGCCAGCACAAGCCTCGACAACAGCATCAACATCCGACCGACCTTGCGAAAGAACCAGGGCGAGCTGGTCAGCATCTTCGTCGCCCGCGATCTGGATTTCTCCACCGTCTATCAGGTCACCACCGCCTACAGCCCGCCGATGGATCTGACCGGAGCCGGCCGATGAGGCGCGGCGAGCGCACCTTGCGCCTCATGCTCGCGCCAATCGCGCCCGAGCTGGCCGATGACAGCGTGACGGAAGTCGTCATCAACCGGCCGGGCGAGGTCGGGATCGAGCGTCGCGCCGGCTGGACTTGGCGCGACGTGCCGGAGCTGACGTTCGATCGGCTCGATGGCATCGCCGTGCTGTGTGCCGCCATGTCGTCACAGGACGTAGGACCGGAACGCCCGCTATGCGGTTCGATGCTGCCGGACGGGCAGCGTGTACAGATATGCCGCCCGCCCGCTGTGGCGGCCGGAACGATCAGCCTCACGATCCGCCGCCCGAACAGCTTTGCGCCGTCTCTAGCCGATCTCGAGAACGGCGGATTGTTCACTCATACCGAGGCCGCGCAGTTTCGCTCCCATCCCGCCGACGATGAGCTGTGCGAGCTGCACCATGCCAAGAACTGGCGGAAATTCTGTGCCTTAGCGGTGCGATCCCACAAAACCGCGATCATCAGCGGCGACACCGGGTCCGGCAAAACCACCGTCGCAAAGGCGTTGATTCAGGAAATCCCCGATTACGAACGCTTGGTCACGATCGAGGACACCGCCGAGTTCAACCTGACACGGCGCAACGTCGTGCCGCTGTTCTACTCCAAAGGGGATCAGGGGCTCGCCAAGGTCCGGTCCGAGGAACTGATCGAGGCGGGGCTGCGGATGCGGCCCGATCGCGTGCTGATGCAGGAGCTGCGTGACGGCGCGGCCTTCTCGTTCATCCGTGGCGTTGCGGCAGGCCATCCCGGCTCCATCACCACACTGCACGCCGGCAGCGCGGCCGGCGCGTTCGACGCGCTGCGCCTCATGGTTAAGCAGCATGACGCCGGCAAGCACCTGGCAGACGCCGACGTGCGCGCCTTCCTGCTCCAGCTCGTGGATGTGGTGATCCATTGCGAGAAGCGGCGGGACGGAAGCCGGGGCATCCGTGAGGTCTGGTTCGATCCCGCCGCCAAGCTCAGCCGTCCCGGCCCTGCCCTTGCTGCCGAATAGAGGCGACCATGATTGATCTGTCCGACTGGCCGCTTGCCGCAAAAGCGGCCCTTGCCACCCTGGGCGCTGCGACGCTCGTCGCAGTCTGGTCCGTGCTGGCGTCTACGATCTTCCTGACCGGAACAGGGATGATCGGACAGCACCATGGCGTGCCGTTTACAGACTGGTGGCTGTATTGGTGGTTCTACGGCTTCCACCATCCCACAGTCGGCTTGTGGCTCAAGCTCTCGGCTGGCTTGGCGGTCGGTGTGCCGCTGCTGCTGGTCGTGGTCGGCATCGCCCGCAAGGGCATGCCAGGCAGCAAGCGCGAGCTGCATGGTGAGACAAGGTGGGCGCGGCCGGGTGAGCTAGCTGCCAATGACTTCTTTGCCAAGTTTGCCGGTCTGTACGTCGGGCGTTCGGCTCGTGGACGTTATGTCCGGTTCGGCGGGCCGGAGCATGTCGCGTGCTATGCCCCGACCCGATCCGGTAAAGGCGTCGGCTTGGTGATCCCTAATTGCCTTCTCTACGAAGGCAGCCTGGTCTGTCTGGACGTGAAAAAAGAGAACTGGGCGGCCTCGTCCGGCATCCGCAAGGAAGTCGGCCAAAAGGTGTTCCTGTTTGATCCGCTTGCACCTGACGGGCGCACAGCCCGCTATAATCCGATGACCTACGTGCGACGCGGCACGCTCGACGCCTTCGAGGATATCCAGCGCATCGCGCAAATGATCTTCCCCCATGTTTCGGGGGATCAAGCGTTCTGGACGGACTCTGCGCGCTCTGCGTTCGTCGGCGCCGCCAGCTTCATCGCGGAAACGCCGGAGCTGCCGCTGACCATTGGCGAGGTGCTCCGCCTACTATCCAGCGTGGATAGCGCGCCCATCATGATCCAGCGCATCGAGGCTCGCCGGATCGCGGGCAATCCTTACACCGAAGCCACGGTGAAGGCGCTTGAGGATTATCTCAAAGGCTCGGCCGATCTGGTCAACAGCATCCGCAAAACCATTACTGCCAAGCTCTCGCTTTGGTTCAACCCACGGATCGACGCCGCCACGGCCGAAAGCGATTTCGATCTTCGCGAGCTGCGAAACTCTCTGCATGCAATCTATGTCGGGGTCACACCGGATAATATTGCCCGCCTCCGGCCTCTGTTGGCGCTGTTCTTTCAACAACTCGTTGACCTGACCGTACGGACACTTCCCCAATTTGATCCAAAAGCGAAACACCAAGTCCTGGTCCTGTTGGATGAGTTCCCTTTGCTTGGTCCGATGCCTATTCTTGCGGACGCTTTTGCATTTGTTGCAGGCTATAACATGCGGCTTATGCTAATCATGCAGAGCAAGGCACAGCTACGGGATAAAGACCTGTATGGCCCCGATAAGGCTGCGGCGATGTTGGATAACTGCGGCATTGAGGTCATTTTTGGAACCAAGGATTTGCAGCTCACTAAGGAGCTGAGCGAGCGCATGGGCTTTGATACAGTCGAAAGCTACAGCCAATCCGGCCCGCGATTCTGGCGTGCATTCAGAGGTAAAAACGTCAACGTCTCTGAAAGCGACAAGGGGCGTGCTCTCCTGCTGCCGCAGGAAGTCGCGCGCCTCAAGTCGCAAGACGCAATTATTGTTCGGCCAGGTATGTATCCTATCAGGGTCAAGCGTATTCGTTATTTCAAGGAACGGCTGTTTAACCGGTTGCTCCGCAAGGCGCCGATCATCGAGCCGATCGAGGTTGTGGTGCGGATGGATCAGGGCACCGGCTTCCATCCGCCGAGCGCGGCTGCTGGCGCCAGTCCTAGCGCTGCCAAGATCGAGGGAGTCAGTGCGACACCGACCGCACCAGCGCCGGCCGAAAAAGCTGCCGGCAAGGGGAAAGCGAAAGCCAAGAAGGCTGTTGACGAGACGGGCGAGGATTCGAGCACCAGCCCCGCTTTTGGTCCAATCGTTCATCCTGTCCAAAGCCAGGCAGCTCCCGCAGCTCCGGCGCCGTCAACCGCTGAGATACCCGTGCTTCGTCCCTTCCAGGCGAACGGCCTGATTGCCGGCTTGATGGGGGCGGACGTGGACCTGAGCCAGTACGCCACGAAGGACGGCAAGGCGAAACTCGCCGCGATCCTTGATGGAGTGCCGACCGTCGAATCTCTGAACCGAGGAAGGGGCATCCCAGCCGAATGACCATGAACACGCAATGGAACAACGTGGACGTGCTGATACCGCGTCGTATCCACGACGCTCGAAACGCCGCCATGTCGGCGGCCCGTTTCGACTTAACTGCCTTGATCGAGGCGCTACCCGTCGCCTCGATCACTCTTTCAGCCGCGTCGCTCGCTGACGCGGATGCGGAACAGGGACGCGAATGGCTCGCGGCCGTAATCCGCGCCCTTCCCACACAAGGAAATATGGAGCCTGAACATGGCGTTGCTTGACCGATTGAAAGACGCGACCAAGCCCACGAACACGATCGAAGCAGTGCAGCAGCAAGGTCAGGCGACACCGCCAGACTTGCACCGTGCAAGTCCAGCCCAGGCGCCAGTGGCGCCTGTAGCGGAAGCTAGGAAGGCAGGGAACGAGGCCAAGGCCCCTGCCTACGCAACGGAGCCGGAAGCGATCAGCCGGGCCTACTATGTCGAGGACCGTGGTTCCGAACGCCGCTACTTCGACGATTACAAGAAAACTGCCCTAGCGATCCGCTCCGATGACACCAGCATCAATAGCAAACGGGAGGATCTGAACACGATCCGCGCGATGCTGACCATGGCCGAAAGTCGGGGTTGGCAGGAGGTCAAGGTCAACGGCTCTGCCGAGTTCAAGCGTGAAGCCTGGATCGAAGCTGCAACGCGCGGCATCACCGCACAGGGCTATAAAGCCAGCGATATAGACCGGCAGGAAGCCGATCGCCGCCGCAAGGAGCAAGGCCAGGCGACCAGCCAGACACCGCAGAAGCCGGAAACGAATGAAATCCGGCAAGCAACGGTGCAGCCATCGTCTGCTCTATCCCCTGCCCCCTCAAGCCCTGTGATGGCTACGCCGACGCCACAAGGCCCGGTCCAGCAGGTGCCTTCTTCCGAGAAGCCGACCCCTGCCTCGTCCATCCAGCCGGAATCCAGCAACAAGCAGGCACCCAATGCCGCTACTCCTGCACAACAGGAGGCAACGCCGACACGGGCCGATCACCGCAAGGCACTTC includes:
- a CDS encoding type IV secretory system conjugative DNA transfer family protein, with the protein product MIDLSDWPLAAKAALATLGAATLVAVWSVLASTIFLTGTGMIGQHHGVPFTDWWLYWWFYGFHHPTVGLWLKLSAGLAVGVPLLLVVVGIARKGMPGSKRELHGETRWARPGELAANDFFAKFAGLYVGRSARGRYVRFGGPEHVACYAPTRSGKGVGLVIPNCLLYEGSLVCLDVKKENWAASSGIRKEVGQKVFLFDPLAPDGRTARYNPMTYVRRGTLDAFEDIQRIAQMIFPHVSGDQAFWTDSARSAFVGAASFIAETPELPLTIGEVLRLLSSVDSAPIMIQRIEARRIAGNPYTEATVKALEDYLKGSADLVNSIRKTITAKLSLWFNPRIDAATAESDFDLRELRNSLHAIYVGVTPDNIARLRPLLALFFQQLVDLTVRTLPQFDPKAKHQVLVLLDEFPLLGPMPILADAFAFVAGYNMRLMLIMQSKAQLRDKDLYGPDKAAAMLDNCGIEVIFGTKDLQLTKELSERMGFDTVESYSQSGPRFWRAFRGKNVNVSESDKGRALLLPQEVARLKSQDAIIVRPGMYPIRVKRIRYFKERLFNRLLRKAPIIEPIEVVVRMDQGTGFHPPSAAAGASPSAAKIEGVSATPTAPAPAEKAAGKGKAKAKKAVDETGEDSSTSPAFGPIVHPVQSQAAPAAPAPSTAEIPVLRPFQANGLIAGLMGADVDLSQYATKDGKAKLAAILDGVPTVESLNRGRGIPAE
- a CDS encoding LPD7 domain-containing protein codes for the protein MALLDRLKDATKPTNTIEAVQQQGQATPPDLHRASPAQAPVAPVAEARKAGNEAKAPAYATEPEAISRAYYVEDRGSERRYFDDYKKTALAIRSDDTSINSKREDLNTIRAMLTMAESRGWQEVKVNGSAEFKREAWIEAATRGITAQGYKASDIDRQEADRRRKEQGQATSQTPQKPETNEIRQATVQPSSALSPAPSSPVMATPTPQGPVQQVPSSEKPTPASSIQPESSNKQAPNAATPAQQEATPTRADHRKALREATAELSQDGRLMLAAVSEKIDREMNKMNNDGKSELKAYFATELVKKEKSEGPVVLSTDLKRAATAPEPIPQQKAPEPERQPERHMEPEEPHRTRSR